The following coding sequences lie in one Macadamia integrifolia cultivar HAES 741 unplaced genomic scaffold, SCU_Mint_v3 scaffold1073, whole genome shotgun sequence genomic window:
- the LOC122062573 gene encoding receptor protein kinase TMK1-like, which translates to MGKMKKTHLGNVVLKLFLLVFISVLVPVKSVTDTGDAAVMMALKKSLDPPESLGWTDPDPCQWSHVGCSSDERITRIQIGNQGLSGTLPSGLQNLTALQRLELMGNNIAGPLPSLSGLSSLQVLLLSENKFSYIPADFFSGLSSLQVVNLDKNPFSAWAIPDSLKSATSIANFSANTANITGTIPDFVGGTGLPSLTNLHLAFNNLQGGLPASFAGSLIQTLWLNGQSTTLNGSLQVLQNMTSLTEVWLHSNAFTGPLPDLSGLKNLQSFSVRDNQLTGPVPHSLVSLSSLKIVNLTNNLLQGPTPKFSSSVAVDMAGLNSFCLPTPGAACDSRVNALLSIAQDMGYPVKFAQNWQGNDPCTPWFGITCNSNNISVINFQKMGLTGMISPDFSKFQSLQKLILADNNLSGTIPLELTTLPSLTELDVSNNQLSGQVPKFRSNTDVKTNGNPNIGKIVPPPSPGGGSSGPSPGDSSGSTNGTSGGGRSTNGGKSSVPVGVVAGSVIGGVCLVFLAGLLVFCLYRRKQKRFGRVQSPNAMVVHPQNSGSDPGMVKITVGGPSANGASSESYSQTSSGPSDIHMVETGNMVISIQVLRNVTNNFSEENILGRGGFGTVYKGELHDGTKIAVKRMETGILTEKGLTEFKSEIAVLTKVRHRHLVALLGYCLDGNERLLVYEYMPQGTLSRHLFGWKEEELMPLEWTKRLSIALDVARGVEYLHGLAHQSFIHRDLKPSNILLGDDMRAKVADFGLVRLAPEGKASIETRLAGTFGYLAPEYAVTGRVTTKADVFSFGVVLMELISGRKALDETQPEDSMHLVTWFRRMQVNKDTFRKSIDPIIDLNEETLASVSTVAELAGHCCAREPHQRPEMGHVVNVLSSLAEVWKPSDQDSEDIYGIDLDMTLPQALKKWQAFEGNSGMDTSSYSTSMDNTQTSIPTRPSGFAESFTSADGR; encoded by the exons ATggggaagatgaagaaaacCCATCTGGGAAATGTAGTTCTGAAGctttttcttctagtttttaTTTCAGTGCTTGTTCCGGTAAAGTCGGTGACGGACACAGGAGATGCCGCAGTGATGATGGCTTTGAAGAAGAGTTTGGACCCTCCGGAGTCCCTTGGATGGACTGACCCAGATCCTTGTCAGTGGAGTCATGTGGGTTGCTCCTCGGATGAAAGGATAACTCGGATTCAGATTGGAAACCAGGGTCTCTCAGGGACTCTTCCTTCTGGTCTCCAAAATCTCACCGCCTTGCAGCGTTTAGAGTTGATGGGTAACAATATTGCAGGTCCTCTTCCAAGCTTGAGTGGGTTGAGTTCGTTACAGGTTTTGCTTCTTAGTGAGAATAAGTTCTCTTACATTCCAGCGGATTTCTTTTCTGGGCTTTCATCTCTTCAAGTTGTTAATTTAGACAAAAACCCCTTTTCTGCTTGGGCGATTCCTGATAGTCTTAAGAGTGCAACCAGTATTGCGAACTTCTCTGCTAATACAGCCAACATTACGGGGACGATTCCTGATTTTGTTGGGGGAACTGGCCTTCCGAGCTTGACGAACCTGCATTTAGCTTTCAATAACCTCCAAGGTGGGCTACCGGCGAGTTTCGCCGGATCTTTGATTCAGACTCTATGGCTGAATGGGCAGTCGACAACGCTCAACGGAAGCCTTCAGGTTCTACAGAACATGACCTCCCTCACGGAGGTCTGGCTGCACTCAAATGCTTTTACAGGGCCTCTGCCAGATTTATCTGGGTTGAAAAATTTACAGAGCTTCAGCGTTAGGGACAACCAGTTGACGGGTCCTGTTCCTCATTCTCTGGTTTCTCTTTCATCGTTGAAGATTGTGAATTTAACTAATAATTTACTTCAAGGGCCTACTCCAAAGTTTTCAAGTTCTGTTGCAGTGGATATGGCTGGTTTAAATAGCTTCTGTTTGCCCACACCAGGAGCTGCCTGCGATTCTCGTGTGAATGCATTACTCTCTATCGCCCAAGACATGGGTTACCCAGTCAAATTTGCACAAAATTGGCAGGGAAACGATCCTTGTACTCCATGGTTCGGAATTACTTGCAACAGTAATAACATCTCTGTGATTAATTTTCAGAAAATGGGTCTCACGGGTATGATCTCTCCCGACTTCTCTAAATTTCAATCTTTGCAAAAGTTGATTCTTGCGGACAATAATCTCTCTGGTACCATTCCGCTGGAGCTTACAACTCTGCCTAGTCTTACTGAACTTGATGTGTCAAACAATCAGCTTTCTGGGCAAGTACCAAAATTTAGAAGCAATACTGATGTAAAAACGAATGGCAACCCAAACATCGGGAAGATCGTCCCACCTCCATCCCCAGGTGGGGGTTCATCCGGCCCATCACCTGGTGATAGTAGTGGTAGTACAAATGGAACAAGCGGTGGTGGCCGGAGTACAAACGGTGGCAAATCTTCAGTCCCCGTTGGAGTTGTTGCGGGTTCAGTAATCGGTGGTGTCTGTCTGGTTTTCTTGGCTGGGTTGTTGGTCTTCTGTCTTTACAGGAGAAAGCAAAAGCGGTTTGGTAGAGTACAGAGCCCCAATGCGATGGtggttcatcctcaaaattCTGGTTCTGATCCGGGGATGGTGAAGATCACAGTTGGCGGACCAAGTGCCAATGGGGCCTCAAGTGAAAGCTACAGCCAGACAAGCAGTGGCCCGAGTGACATTCATATGGTTGAAACAGGAAACATGGTGATTTCCATTCAAGTCTTAAGGAATGTGACTAACAATTTTAGCGAAGAGAACATATTGGGACGAGGAGGTTTTGGGACAGTGTACAAAGGTGAACTGCACGATGGTACCAAAATTGCGGTGAAGCGAATGGAAACTGGTATATTGACTGAGAAGGGATTGACAGAATTTAAGTCTGAGATTGCTGTTCTTACCAAGGTCCGGCACCGACATCTGGTAGCCCTTCTTGGGTATTGTTTGGATGGAAATGAGAGGCTTCTTGTATATGAGTACATGCCTCAGGGAACTCTCAGCAGGCATCTTTTCGGctggaaagaagaagagttaATGCCACTGGAGTGGACAAAAAGGTTGAGCATTGCCCTGGATGTGGCTAGGGGTGTTGAGTATCTGCATGGTTTAGCCCATCAAAGCTTCATTCACAGGGACCTAAAGCCGTCAAacattcttctaggagatgaTATGAGGGCTAAGGTAGCAGATTTTGGCCTTGTCCGTCTTGCGCCTGAAGGGAAAGCCTCTATTGAGACAAGACTTGCAGGAACCTTTGGGTATCTTGCTCCAGAGTATGCAG TGACGGGGCGAGTAACTACCAAGGCCGATGTCTTCAGCTTTGGTGTGGTCTTGATGGAGCTTATCTCAGGGAGGAAGGCCCTTGATGAAACCCAGCCTGAAGATAGCATGCACCTGGTAACTTGGTTCAGGAGAATGCAGGTCAACAAGGATACGTTCCGGAAGTCCATAGATCCCATAATCGACCTCAATGAGGAGACACTTGCCAGCGTCAGCACTGTTGCTGAGTTGGCAGGCCACTGTTGTGCAAGGGAGCCACATCAAAGGCCCGAGATGGGACATGTTGTCAATGTTCTATCATCTCTAGCTGAGGTATGGAAGCCATCAGACCAAGACTCCGAGGACATCTATGGCATCGACCTCGACATGACCCTACCACAGGCCCTTAAGAAGTGGCAAGCATTTGAGGGAAATAGTGGCATGGACACATCATCATACAGTACCAGCATGGACAACACACAGACCAGCATACCCACCAGACCTTCTGGATTTGCAGAGTCATTTACATCTGCTGATGGAAGGTGA
- the LOC122062558 gene encoding brassinosteroid-related acyltransferase 1-like, whose translation MDLKISLKESIILKPCQQSNTKTIQLSGLDRISPAIFYTIFFYNAPLTDDKPLKGEDQVERIKDGLERVLVSWFPAAGRFRINKDTGKLEIDCNDEGVTFISALTDSKLEALGKLHEYKPCYEKLVPQLPVVEDISENPLVVVQITRFGCGGFACGFGGSHALFDGVGSFNFLSSWAHLSSGKSESELVVPNHSRDALLDALFSPDTIAVATSIYEQDHIAAIQDLYGIPMQVMASDDRCWETALATFGQLDPQGGLELLTMSMKKEVVEKLKALVIERGKLSKCSTFDVLCAHVWRARVKALSLPPNTNICLQFPVNSRNRLQPPLGENYTGNAFVLASVSCLVKNLLEEYLHDTIRRIQAAKVAITDEYVKLYVRALESTDKFFPSMRELTIVTDWLKFPFQALDFGWGKVSNAALLSTPVPETAYLMPNLEDPGGFLVRIGIGAQEVGNFINIFNNNSY comes from the exons ATGGACTTAAAGATTTCCTTGAAAGAGTCCATAATTCTCAAACCATGTCAACAATCCAACACAAAAACTATCCAACTCTCTGGTCTTGACAGGATATCTCCTGCAATCTTTTACACCATCTTCTTTTATAATGCCCCTCTCACTGATGACAAACCTCTCAAGGGTGAAGATCAAGTTGAGAGGATAAAAGATGGTCTGGAGAGGGTATTAGTTTCATGGTTCCCAGCAGCTGGAAGGTTTAGAATCAATAAAGATACTGGGAAGCTGGAGATTGACTGCAACGATGAAGGCGTTACCTTCATCTCTGCATTGACAGATTCCAAGCTTGAAGCGCTTGGAAAGCTGCATGAATATAAACCATGTTATGAAAAGCTGGTTCCTCAACTTCCAGTAGTTGAAGATATATCAGAGAACCCTCTTGTGGTGGTGCAG ATAACAAGGTTTGGTTGTGGAGGGTTTGCATGTGGTTTTGGGGGTAGCCATGCTTTGTTTGATGGTGTTGGATCATTCAACTTTTTGTCATCTTGGGCTCATCTGTCAAGTGGGAAATCTGAGTCTGAGCTTGTTGTACCCAACCATTCAAGAGATGCCCTTTTGGATGCTCTCTTTTCTCCTGATACAATTGCAGTTGCTACTTCCATTTATGAACAAGACCATATTGCTGCTATACAAGATCTCTATGGAATTCCAATGCAAGTCATGGCATCTGATGATAGATGCTGGGAAACTGCACTTGCAACATTTGGGCAACTTGATCCACAAGGAGGACTTGAACTCTTAACTATGTCCATGAAGAAGGAAGTGGTAGAGAAACTTAAGGCCCTTGTCATTGAAAGAGGCAAACTCTCCAAGTGTTCAACTTTTGATGTCCTTTGTGCACATGTGTGGAGG GCAAGAGTGAAGGCTCTTTCTCTACCTCCAAACACAAATATTTGTTTACAATTCCCAGTGAACTCTAGAAACAGGCTTCAGCCACCGCTCGGCGAGAATTACACCGGAAATGCCTTTGTTCTAGCTTCAGTTTCATGTCTAGTGAAGAATTTGCTAGAAGAGTATCTTCATGACACAATCAGGAGGATTCAAGCAGCAAAAGTTGCAATTACAGATGAATATGTGAAACTTTATGTGAGGGCCCTTGAATCTACTGATAAATTCTTCCCATCAATGAGAGAGTTAACTATAGTAACTGATTGGCTGAAGTTTCCCTTCCAAGCACTTGATTTTGGTTGGGGAAAGGTTTCTAATGCTGCCCTCTTATCTACACCAGTTCCTGAAACTGCTTATCTAATGCCAAACCTTGAAGATCCTGGTGGGTTCCTAGTGAGAATAGGGATAGGAGCACAAGAggttggaaacttcatcaaTATCTTCAACAATAACAGTTACTGA